One segment of Pantoea sp. Lij88 DNA contains the following:
- the dcd gene encoding dCTP deaminase: MRLCDRDIEAWLDNGKLAIEPRPPVERINGATVDVRLGNQFRTFSGHTAAFIDLSGPKQEVSAALDRVMSDEIVLPDGEAFFLHPGELALAVTLESVTLPDDLVGWLDGRSSLARLGLMVHVTAHRIDPGWQGRIVLEFYNSGKLPLALRPGMLIGALSFEPLSGPAARPYNRREDAKYRGQQGADASRIDKD; the protein is encoded by the coding sequence ATGAGATTATGCGATCGCGATATTGAAGCCTGGCTGGACAATGGCAAACTGGCCATTGAGCCACGCCCGCCAGTCGAGCGCATTAATGGGGCCACCGTCGATGTGCGCCTGGGTAATCAGTTCCGCACCTTCAGCGGCCACACCGCGGCCTTTATCGATCTGAGTGGCCCGAAACAGGAAGTGAGCGCGGCACTGGATCGGGTCATGAGCGATGAGATCGTGCTGCCTGATGGTGAAGCCTTTTTCCTGCATCCGGGGGAGCTGGCGCTGGCGGTCACGCTGGAGTCCGTGACGCTGCCTGACGATCTGGTCGGCTGGCTGGATGGACGTTCATCGCTGGCACGCCTTGGGCTGATGGTTCACGTGACGGCACACCGCATTGATCCAGGCTGGCAGGGCCGAATCGTGCTGGAGTTCTACAATTCAGGTAAACTGCCGTTGGCTCTGCGTCCAGGCATGTTAATCGGTGCGCTGAGTTTTGAACCCCTTTCCGGCCCGGCTGCGCGTCCCTACAACCGGCGTGAAGATGCGAAATACCGCGGTCAGCAGGGTGCTGATGCCAGCCGTATTGATAAAGACTGA
- a CDS encoding diguanylate cyclase, with the protein MTIEILSPQNSTPNRWLSALILGCVVFALTLFCLELIVVSGKISPLWFPTTLMTVVVFRCPSRQLPLLLTACVLGTAGANAIIIGPALSNIKFALLNLIQAGVGGMLLRALLNRRAPLDSLNDWARMVLSVGIVTPVLGGLLALWTLQVSGHASFPFFYTWVISEIIGMLVLGPMLLLLPWPLRCAQFSDLRLAESLLTLLLTLGASYLALRFLPWPFTFIVVILFWCAVRLPKLQAFVLFFINASFISILLAFDLVSVANNNAALGPVSSWLPFLLVLIPSHIMSLVMDAFRREKLHITDSETRFRHAMEYSAIGMALVAPQGNWLQVNRSLCQILGYPAEELKRLTFQQITHPDDLSLDLQQANRLLEGEIDTYTFEKRYFRKDGEIVWARLTVSLVRDGSQEPLYFIAQIIDISELKQSEQVNRRLMERITLANEAGGIGVWEWNLLTGEMLWDKRMYALFGLAPHESPSYDLWIHLLHTADREYAAMTVQQAIELRSAFHMEYRVVNAEGQRWIRTQANRQLSKEGRIERMLGICQDITPLRNLNEALFQEKERMAITLDSIGEAVISTDKEMRVAFMNPVAEKMSGLSQEQAAGQPLSELLHITQGRNGPEVENLLLCQLPPEKITPSLAEDLVLHTPDGAHIDIHYSITPLRSEAGLEQGAVMVIQDVSESRKLMKRLSYSALHDTLTRLPNRASFELQLKRLLFDAAEHQHQHVLVFIDLDKFKAVNDSAGHAAGDALLRELSDLMQHHLRSSDFLARLGGDEFALLMPDCDVDQAHDVVQRLVAAVNDYRFQWLGRLYHVGASAGVTQISPENCQSSDVLSQADIACYNAKRSGRGRLMVYEQHRLPLPGNHRDMDAAMIDALQIELPAWAVAPPKTPQAAFIWLLDVQLLTADGLLVDETLLRNNLPDETLRRRLDNNILDAFFRHDVEKLNHKGIPVILPLNAQLLSDTTFVQQLCQRFAAAGLSESHCGFAFPAASVLSKGDRFYAALLQLRQCGCRIVLQNFGRNLEAFNLLSDEVVDYLVLAPELVANVHNNLMDEMLLTIIQGQATQRNISVLAGPVSVPALLSSLATLDVDGVWGSAVAERQPLRSLAEDRIFAIR; encoded by the coding sequence ATGACGATTGAGATCCTGTCCCCGCAAAATAGCACGCCAAACCGCTGGCTCTCGGCGCTGATTCTTGGCTGCGTGGTATTTGCCCTGACACTGTTCTGTCTTGAACTGATCGTCGTCAGCGGAAAAATTTCCCCGCTCTGGTTCCCGACCACGTTAATGACTGTGGTGGTTTTTCGCTGCCCGTCACGCCAGCTGCCGCTGCTGCTGACCGCCTGTGTGCTGGGCACCGCCGGGGCGAATGCCATCATCATCGGGCCTGCCCTCTCCAACATTAAATTTGCCCTGCTCAATCTAATCCAGGCCGGTGTGGGCGGCATGCTGCTGCGCGCCCTGCTGAATCGGCGCGCGCCGCTGGATTCGCTTAACGACTGGGCCAGGATGGTGCTGTCGGTGGGCATTGTGACGCCGGTACTCGGCGGTCTGCTGGCGCTCTGGACGTTGCAGGTCAGCGGCCATGCCTCGTTTCCCTTCTTTTATACCTGGGTGATCTCCGAGATCATCGGCATGCTGGTGTTAGGCCCGATGCTGCTGCTGCTGCCCTGGCCGCTGCGATGCGCACAGTTCAGCGATCTGCGTCTGGCCGAATCCCTGCTGACGCTGCTGCTCACCCTGGGGGCCAGTTATCTGGCGCTGCGCTTTTTGCCGTGGCCCTTTACCTTTATTGTGGTGATCCTCTTCTGGTGCGCCGTCCGCCTGCCCAAGCTGCAGGCGTTTGTGCTGTTCTTCATTAACGCCAGCTTTATCTCGATACTGCTCGCCTTCGACCTGGTCAGCGTGGCTAATAATAACGCTGCGCTCGGTCCGGTCTCCAGCTGGCTGCCGTTTCTGCTGGTTTTAATACCCAGCCACATTATGTCGCTGGTGATGGATGCGTTCCGGCGCGAAAAGCTCCACATTACCGATAGCGAAACCCGCTTCCGTCACGCCATGGAGTACTCCGCCATTGGCATGGCGCTGGTCGCGCCGCAGGGTAACTGGCTGCAGGTTAACCGCTCGCTGTGTCAGATTCTGGGCTACCCGGCTGAGGAGCTGAAGCGACTGACCTTCCAGCAGATTACCCATCCCGACGATCTCAGCCTCGACCTGCAACAGGCGAACCGGTTGCTGGAGGGTGAGATTGATACCTATACCTTCGAGAAGCGCTATTTCCGTAAAGATGGTGAGATTGTCTGGGCGCGCCTGACGGTGTCGCTGGTGCGTGATGGCAGCCAGGAGCCGCTCTACTTTATTGCGCAGATTATCGATATCTCTGAGCTAAAACAGAGCGAGCAGGTGAACCGCCGTTTGATGGAGCGGATTACGCTGGCTAACGAAGCGGGCGGCATCGGCGTATGGGAATGGAACCTGCTGACCGGCGAGATGCTATGGGACAAGCGGATGTATGCGCTGTTTGGCCTTGCCCCTCATGAGTCGCCCAGCTATGACCTCTGGATCCATCTGCTGCATACCGCCGATCGGGAATACGCCGCGATGACGGTACAGCAGGCAATAGAGCTGCGCAGCGCGTTTCATATGGAATATCGCGTGGTCAATGCGGAAGGACAGCGCTGGATTCGCACCCAGGCTAACCGGCAACTGAGCAAAGAGGGTCGCATTGAGCGCATGCTGGGCATCTGCCAGGACATCACGCCGCTCCGTAATCTGAATGAAGCGCTGTTTCAGGAGAAAGAGCGCATGGCGATTACCCTGGATTCGATCGGTGAAGCGGTGATCAGCACCGACAAAGAGATGCGCGTGGCCTTTATGAATCCGGTGGCGGAGAAGATGAGTGGCCTGTCACAGGAGCAGGCCGCCGGTCAGCCGCTGAGTGAGCTGCTGCATATTACTCAGGGACGTAACGGCCCCGAGGTAGAGAATCTGCTGCTGTGCCAGCTGCCGCCGGAAAAAATCACCCCCAGCCTGGCGGAAGATCTGGTGCTGCACACCCCGGACGGCGCCCACATCGACATTCACTACAGCATCACCCCTCTGCGCTCGGAAGCGGGTCTGGAACAGGGTGCGGTGATGGTTATTCAGGATGTGAGCGAGTCGCGCAAGTTGATGAAGCGCCTGAGCTACAGCGCGCTGCATGACACCCTGACCCGCCTGCCTAACCGCGCCAGCTTTGAGCTTCAGCTGAAGCGTCTGCTGTTTGATGCCGCTGAACATCAGCATCAGCATGTGCTGGTGTTTATCGACCTCGACAAGTTTAAAGCGGTCAACGACAGCGCCGGCCATGCCGCAGGCGATGCGTTGCTGCGCGAACTCTCCGATCTGATGCAGCACCATCTGCGCAGCAGCGATTTCCTGGCCCGACTGGGCGGCGATGAGTTTGCGCTGCTGATGCCTGATTGCGATGTCGATCAGGCGCATGACGTGGTGCAGCGCCTCGTCGCTGCGGTAAACGACTACCGCTTCCAGTGGCTGGGTCGTCTCTATCATGTGGGCGCCAGCGCGGGTGTCACACAAATTTCACCCGAAAACTGTCAGAGCAGCGACGTGCTTTCGCAGGCGGATATCGCCTGTTACAACGCCAAACGCAGCGGACGCGGACGACTGATGGTTTACGAACAGCATCGCTTACCGCTGCCGGGCAACCATCGGGATATGGATGCCGCCATGATTGACGCGCTGCAGATTGAGCTGCCCGCCTGGGCCGTTGCGCCGCCAAAAACGCCGCAGGCGGCCTTTATCTGGCTGCTCGATGTGCAGCTGTTAACCGCAGACGGGTTGCTGGTGGATGAGACGCTGCTGCGCAATAACCTGCCTGATGAAACGCTGCGACGCCGCCTGGATAACAATATTCTTGACGCTTTTTTCCGCCATGACGTAGAAAAGCTCAATCACAAAGGCATTCCGGTGATTCTGCCGCTCAATGCCCAGCTACTGAGTGATACCACTTTTGTGCAGCAACTCTGTCAGCGCTTCGCCGCCGCCGGTCTCTCCGAAAGCCACTGTGGTTTCGCGTTCCCTGCCGCCAGCGTGCTGAGCAAGGGCGATCGGTTCTATGCCGCGCTGCTGCAACTGCGTCAGTGTGGCTGCCGCATCGTCCTGCAGAATTTTGGCCGGAACCTCGAGGCCTTTAATCTGCTGAGCGATGAGGTGGTCGATTATCTGGTGCTGGCACCGGAGCTGGTCGCCAACGTTCACAATAATCTGATGGATGAGATGCTGCTCACCATCATTCAGGGCCAGGCAACGCAGCGCAATATTTCGGTGCTGGCCGGTCCGGTCTCGGTGCCGGCTCTGCTCAGCAGCCTGGCGACCCTGGATGTCGATGGCGTCTGGGGCAGCGCGGTGGCCGAGCGTCAGCCGTTGCGCTCACTGGCCGAAGATCGCATCTTCGCTATCCGTTAA
- a CDS encoding phosphatase PAP2 family protein, with product MHWKTLTYFGDSMLLIPTAVIIALILPWKSDNRLTVFYWILAFGLAGLTVSISKILFLGFGIGSARFNFTGFSGHSAMSATLWPVMLWLISGRWSAKWRIAAIGVGYLIPLMVGFSRLVIHAHSKSEVATGLLLGFTLSTAFLISQRRTSLKGFSWPQVGAALLVPFVLMSHGRVATTQQFLERFSASLAGMEKPYTRADLFRQ from the coding sequence ATGCACTGGAAGACTTTGACTTATTTTGGCGACAGCATGCTGTTGATTCCGACAGCGGTAATTATTGCGCTGATTTTGCCGTGGAAAAGTGACAACCGTCTTACGGTCTTTTACTGGATTCTGGCCTTTGGCCTGGCTGGCCTGACCGTCAGCATCTCTAAAATTCTGTTTCTGGGGTTTGGCATCGGCAGTGCCCGCTTTAATTTCACCGGTTTCAGCGGCCACAGCGCCATGTCCGCCACGCTGTGGCCGGTGATGCTGTGGCTGATTTCCGGCCGCTGGTCTGCGAAGTGGCGCATTGCAGCAATTGGGGTCGGTTATCTGATTCCGCTGATGGTCGGGTTCTCGCGTCTGGTGATCCACGCCCACTCTAAAAGTGAGGTCGCCACCGGTCTGCTGCTGGGCTTCACGCTGAGCACCGCGTTTCTGATTTCCCAGCGCCGCACCTCACTCAAAGGCTTTAGCTGGCCGCAGGTCGGTGCGGCGTTATTAGTGCCGTTTGTTTTGATGAGTCACGGCCGCGTTGCCACCACGCAGCAGTTCCTTGAACGTTTCTCTGCCAGCCTCGCCGGGATGGAAAAGCCCTATACCCGCGCCGATCTTTTCCGCCAGTAA
- the asmA gene encoding outer membrane assembly protein AsmA, translating to MKRVITTLAILLVVVVTGMSALVLLVNPNDFRAYMVQQVEQRSGYRLEVSSDLRWHVWPQLSILAGRMSLTAPGASQPLVSAENMRLDVDLWPLLSHQLSVSQVLLKNAIVRVTPDSSAQRARNAPQGPRDAEPATPSTGWSFDIAKLRVADSLLIWQQPGGDEYNFRDLNIDMEQDANKLATLSLSTTLMRNQRNATLNLKGQLDAAQYPHRLSGQLQQLDYTLSGADIPVQGIKGSLSLQGEWNGDRQQFSFSNLQLTANDSTLTGQGSGHVVPPQQLALDLKASNLNLDNLLTSAPVSEAPGVQHATVARSPVIAAPRERTNADSPLNDMDLALKFQADNALWRGLSLTGLAVNASNQHGLMTLTTLSGKLGNGSFSVPGSIDIRQPETRVSLKPQLRLIAIQPLLKAFELPESLQGNLSLDGELSGNTLTVDAAKRSWQGRATISASNLKLAQLNLQQMVQRAVARVSDKVSSQEAVDEGIESISGQVALNKGVLSFSDINGNGQNLGLQGAGKVDMVQQQLDVTLGLKISGWHGDDALVKALSDQPVPLRMYGDWNSLQYSLPVDDVLRNRLQSEAKSRLNQWIDRQKEGENKENLKKIMRP from the coding sequence ATGAAAAGAGTGATAACCACGCTGGCCATCCTTTTAGTGGTGGTCGTAACGGGAATGAGCGCACTGGTGCTGCTGGTCAATCCCAACGACTTTCGTGCCTATATGGTGCAACAGGTCGAGCAACGCAGTGGTTATCGCCTTGAGGTCAGCAGCGATCTGCGCTGGCACGTCTGGCCGCAGCTCAGCATTCTGGCTGGCCGGATGAGTCTCACCGCGCCGGGCGCCAGTCAGCCGCTGGTTTCGGCGGAAAATATGCGACTCGATGTCGATCTCTGGCCACTGTTGTCCCATCAGCTTAGCGTCAGCCAGGTGTTGCTGAAAAACGCGATAGTGCGGGTGACGCCCGACAGCAGCGCACAGCGCGCCAGAAATGCCCCTCAGGGTCCGCGTGATGCGGAACCGGCCACGCCTTCGACTGGCTGGTCTTTTGATATCGCTAAACTCCGCGTAGCCGACAGCCTGCTGATCTGGCAACAGCCCGGCGGCGACGAATATAATTTCCGCGACCTTAACATTGATATGGAACAGGACGCGAACAAGCTGGCGACCCTGTCGCTGAGCACCACACTGATGCGCAACCAGCGCAACGCCACCCTGAATCTCAAAGGTCAGCTCGATGCCGCGCAATATCCGCATCGTCTCAGCGGCCAGTTGCAGCAGCTGGATTACACCTTATCCGGCGCCGATATTCCGGTTCAGGGGATTAAAGGATCGCTGAGCCTGCAGGGCGAGTGGAATGGCGACCGCCAGCAGTTCTCTTTCAGCAATCTGCAGCTTACCGCCAATGACAGCACGCTGACCGGGCAGGGCAGTGGTCATGTTGTGCCGCCGCAGCAGCTGGCACTGGATCTGAAAGCCAGCAATCTGAACCTCGATAATTTGCTCACCAGCGCGCCTGTCTCTGAAGCGCCTGGCGTGCAGCATGCCACCGTGGCCCGTTCGCCGGTGATTGCTGCGCCGCGCGAACGCACCAACGCGGACTCTCCGCTCAACGACATGGATCTGGCCCTGAAGTTTCAGGCGGACAATGCGTTATGGCGCGGTCTCTCCCTGACCGGCCTTGCGGTTAACGCCAGCAACCAGCATGGACTGATGACGCTGACTACCCTCAGCGGCAAGCTGGGCAATGGCAGCTTCTCGGTTCCCGGCAGCATCGATATTCGTCAGCCAGAGACGCGGGTCAGCCTGAAACCGCAACTCCGGTTAATTGCGATCCAGCCGCTGCTAAAAGCGTTTGAACTGCCGGAAAGCCTGCAGGGGAATCTGAGTCTCGATGGCGAACTGTCGGGTAATACGCTGACGGTTGATGCGGCGAAGCGCAGCTGGCAGGGCAGGGCAACGATCAGCGCCAGCAACCTGAAGCTGGCACAGCTCAATCTGCAGCAGATGGTGCAGCGTGCCGTGGCGCGGGTCAGCGACAAGGTCAGCAGCCAGGAAGCCGTCGATGAAGGCATTGAGTCGATCAGCGGCCAGGTCGCACTGAATAAAGGCGTACTCAGCTTCAGCGATATCAATGGCAACGGTCAGAATCTGGGCCTGCAGGGTGCGGGCAAAGTTGACATGGTGCAGCAACAGCTGGATGTGACGCTGGGCCTGAAAATCAGTGGCTGGCATGGCGATGACGCGCTGGTGAAGGCGCTCTCCGATCAGCCTGTCCCGCTGCGCATGTATGGCGACTGGAACAGCCTGCAATATTCCCTGCCGGTGGATGACGTTCTGCGTAACCGTCTGCAGAGTGAGGCGAAGTCACGACTGAATCAGTGGATCGATCGCCAGAAAGAGGGCGAGAACAAAGAGAACCTGAAGAAAATCATGCGCCCGTAG
- the wbaP gene encoding undecaprenyl-phosphate galactose phosphotransferase WbaP translates to MRDTEFTFKSLITKLMLACSDLICFNAALFVAMMLINLHSGSPLADISEKEMNLKIATHICLSVICIGWFWVRLRHYTYRKPFWFELKEVFRTILIFSVIDLSITALSQWQMSRFVWLLTWILALILIPTCRALSKRLLNKKGLWKKQTIIIGSSKNAHEAWQALQSEEVMGFDVIAFYDVDGTCPQEIMNGVPVLRDEQELWSLTNSETQFIVAVEYEQSQYRDIWLKSLAMHNCRSVSVIPTLRGVPLYGTDMAYIFSHEVMILRVQNNLAKRTSRFLKRAFDIVGALSIILMLMPALLVLGFLVGRDGGPPIYGHERVGMNGRKFKCLKFRSMVINSKEVLEEVLRTDPIARAEWDKDFKLKNDPRITKVGHFIRKTSLDELPQLWNVVRGDMSLVGPRPVIEDELCRYAGDVDYYLMAKPGMTGLWQVSGRNDVDYETRVYFDSWYVKNWSLWNDIAILFKTVGVVLKRDGAY, encoded by the coding sequence ATGCGCGATACAGAATTTACGTTTAAAAGTCTTATTACCAAATTAATGCTGGCATGTTCAGACTTAATTTGTTTCAACGCAGCATTATTTGTGGCGATGATGCTAATTAATCTTCACTCGGGTTCGCCGCTGGCAGATATTTCTGAAAAAGAAATGAATTTAAAAATTGCCACACACATTTGTCTGTCGGTAATTTGTATTGGCTGGTTCTGGGTAAGGCTTCGTCACTATACCTACCGGAAACCTTTCTGGTTCGAATTAAAAGAAGTTTTTCGTACCATTCTTATATTTTCTGTTATCGACCTGTCGATTACCGCACTGTCACAGTGGCAGATGTCGCGTTTCGTCTGGTTACTGACCTGGATTCTGGCGCTGATCTTAATTCCGACCTGTCGCGCACTTTCCAAGCGTCTGCTGAATAAAAAAGGCCTGTGGAAGAAACAGACCATTATTATCGGCAGCAGCAAAAATGCGCACGAAGCCTGGCAGGCGCTGCAAAGCGAAGAGGTCATGGGTTTTGACGTTATCGCTTTCTACGACGTTGATGGAACCTGTCCGCAGGAGATCATGAACGGTGTGCCGGTGCTGCGCGACGAACAGGAGCTCTGGAGCCTGACCAACAGCGAAACCCAGTTCATCGTGGCTGTGGAGTATGAGCAGAGTCAGTACCGTGATATCTGGCTCAAATCGCTGGCGATGCACAACTGCCGTTCAGTTTCAGTCATCCCGACCCTGCGTGGCGTACCGCTTTACGGTACCGATATGGCTTATATCTTCAGCCACGAAGTGATGATTCTGCGTGTGCAGAACAACCTGGCGAAACGCACTTCGCGTTTCCTGAAGCGGGCATTCGATATCGTGGGTGCGCTCTCGATTATCCTGATGCTTATGCCAGCGCTGCTGGTGCTGGGCTTCCTGGTCGGTCGTGATGGTGGACCGCCGATTTATGGTCACGAGCGTGTGGGAATGAATGGCCGTAAATTCAAATGCCTGAAATTCCGCTCCATGGTCATTAATTCCAAAGAAGTGCTGGAAGAAGTTCTGCGCACCGATCCGATTGCCCGTGCGGAATGGGATAAAGATTTCAAACTCAAAAATGATCCACGTATTACTAAAGTGGGCCACTTCATCCGTAAAACAAGCCTCGATGAGCTTCCTCAGCTCTGGAACGTGGTGCGCGGTGATATGAGTCTGGTTGGACCTCGTCCGGTCATTGAAGATGAACTCTGTCGTTATGCTGGTGATGTTGATTATTACCTGATGGCTAAGCCAGGCATGACGGGATTGTGGCAGGTCAGCGGTCGTAATGACGTTGACTATGAAACCCGCGTCTATTTCGACTCGTGGTACGTGAAAAACTGGTCACTGTGGAATGACATCGCCATCCTGTTTAAAACAGTGGGCGTGGTGTTGAAACGCGACGGTGCCTATTAA
- the udk gene encoding uridine kinase: MTDKSHQCVIVGIAGASASGKSLIASTLYREIRDQVGDEHIGVIPEDAYYKDQSHLTMEERVKTNYDHPSAMDHDLLLQHLQAVKAGQDIELPVYSYVEHTRTQQTQHLKAKKVIILEGILLLTDARLRQELNFSIFVDTPLDICLMRRMKRDVNERGRSMDSVMSQYQKTVRPMFLQFIEPSKQYADIIVPRGGKNRIAIDILKAKINQFFE; the protein is encoded by the coding sequence ATGACTGACAAGTCTCATCAGTGCGTGATTGTAGGCATTGCCGGCGCTTCCGCATCCGGTAAAAGTTTAATTGCCAGCACGCTCTATCGTGAAATCCGTGATCAGGTAGGTGACGAGCACATCGGGGTGATCCCGGAAGATGCTTATTACAAAGATCAAAGTCACCTCACCATGGAAGAGAGGGTTAAAACCAACTATGACCATCCGAGTGCGATGGATCATGATTTGCTGTTGCAGCATCTGCAGGCGGTGAAAGCCGGGCAGGATATTGAGCTGCCGGTTTACAGCTATGTGGAGCACACCCGCACCCAGCAGACGCAACACCTGAAGGCCAAAAAGGTCATCATCCTTGAAGGCATTCTGCTGTTAACCGATGCCCGTCTGCGCCAGGAACTCAACTTCTCTATCTTCGTGGACACGCCGCTCGACATCTGTCTGATGCGCCGTATGAAGCGTGATGTTAATGAGCGTGGCCGCTCCATGGATTCGGTGATGAGTCAGTATCAGAAGACCGTACGTCCGATGTTCCTGCAGTTTATCGAGCCATCAAAACAGTACGCCGATATCATTGTGCCGCGCGGCGGAAAAAACCGTATCGCCATCGATATCCTCAAGGCGAAAATCAACCAGTTTTTTGAATAA
- a CDS encoding TerC family protein translates to MLEVIADPSLWAGLVTLIVLELVLGIDNLIFIAILVEKLPGPLRDRARVIGLLLALLCRLLLLASLSWLVTLKEPWVTLGGHPFSARDLLLLSGGIFLLFKATTELNARLEGHDEESGQQKGGAKFWPVVAQIVVLDAIFSLDAVITAVGMVNDLPVMMIAVTIAILLMLLASKPLTRFVNKHPTIVILCLSFLLMIGFSLVAEGFGFVIPKGYLYAAIGFSVVIEALNQLAHFNRRRVLSAGRPLRQRTAEAVLRMLRGTAEPAELDAKTSSLIADSDASMLFNRQERVMIARVLGMGQRHVNSIMTSRHDVEHIDLSDDPAEIMSRLDRNQHTRILITDNSSEPLGVVHVIDLLHQSLHHNSLDLRALIRQPLVFPERLTLLQALEQFRQAHTHFAFVVDEFGSVEGVVTLSDVMETIAGNLPNEAGEIDARYDIQIQGEGHWIANGHMPLEDLALYVKLPLDEQRDYHTLAGLLMDKLQHIPQEGEVLQLGDYLLRTLQVENHRVQKVEILLQPASDYEV, encoded by the coding sequence ATGCTGGAGGTAATTGCAGATCCCTCGCTATGGGCGGGATTAGTAACGCTAATCGTTCTGGAACTCGTTTTAGGCATCGACAATCTTATCTTTATTGCCATCCTGGTTGAGAAGCTTCCAGGGCCGCTTCGCGACCGCGCACGCGTGATCGGACTGCTGCTGGCGTTATTGTGCCGGTTATTGCTGCTGGCATCGCTTTCCTGGCTGGTTACGCTGAAAGAACCCTGGGTAACGCTGGGTGGACATCCCTTCAGTGCGCGCGATTTACTGCTGCTGTCGGGCGGTATTTTCCTGCTGTTTAAAGCCACCACAGAGTTGAATGCGCGACTTGAAGGACATGATGAGGAGTCCGGTCAACAAAAAGGCGGCGCTAAATTCTGGCCGGTGGTGGCGCAAATCGTGGTTCTGGATGCCATCTTCTCGCTGGATGCGGTGATTACCGCTGTCGGCATGGTGAATGATTTACCGGTCATGATGATTGCCGTTACCATCGCCATCCTGCTGATGCTGCTTGCCAGCAAGCCGTTAACCCGCTTCGTCAACAAACACCCCACCATTGTGATCCTCTGCTTAAGCTTCCTGCTGATGATCGGCTTCAGTCTGGTGGCGGAGGGCTTTGGCTTTGTGATCCCTAAAGGGTATCTCTACGCGGCCATCGGTTTCTCGGTAGTAATAGAGGCGCTGAACCAGCTGGCACACTTCAATCGTCGTCGCGTACTGTCGGCAGGTCGTCCTCTGCGCCAGCGCACAGCGGAAGCGGTGCTGCGGATGCTGCGTGGCACGGCAGAACCGGCAGAGCTGGATGCAAAAACCTCGTCGCTGATTGCGGACAGCGATGCCAGCATGCTGTTTAACCGCCAGGAGCGCGTCATGATTGCGCGCGTGCTGGGTATGGGTCAGCGCCACGTTAACAGCATCATGACCTCGCGCCATGACGTCGAGCATATCGATCTCAGTGATGACCCGGCAGAGATTATGTCGCGCCTCGACCGCAACCAGCACACACGCATCCTGATAACCGATAACTCCAGCGAACCGCTGGGCGTGGTGCACGTCATCGATCTGCTGCACCAGTCACTGCACCATAACTCGCTCGATTTGCGCGCCCTGATTCGTCAGCCGCTGGTCTTTCCTGAGCGGCTGACGCTGCTGCAGGCGCTGGAGCAGTTCCGCCAGGCGCATACGCACTTTGCCTTTGTGGTGGATGAGTTTGGTTCAGTAGAAGGCGTAGTGACGCTGAGCGATGTGATGGAGACCATCGCCGGCAATCTGCCGAATGAGGCGGGTGAAATCGATGCCCGTTATGATATTCAGATTCAGGGTGAAGGTCACTGGATTGCCAACGGCCATATGCCACTGGAAGATCTGGCGCTCTATGTGAAATTGCCGCTGGATGAACAACGTGACTATCATACGCTGGCTGGATTACTGATGGATAAGCTGCAACACATCCCGCAGGAAGGCGAAGTGTTGCAACTGGGTGATTATCTGCTGCGCACCCTGCAGGTCGAGAACCATCGGGTGCAGAAAGTGGAAATCCTGCTGCAACCGGCGAGTGATTACGAGGTTTAA